The genomic DNA ATCGCCACTTAAGCTTCTACGAGTATAGTCGACATATTACGCTTTCACTAACTCTTTTGCCTGCCGACAGGCGGCCGAGCAGCTAGTCTGATTGTTCTCTTCTTTCATCCTCAGACGGCGGAATCCAGCGTAGCCCACTATCGTTGAGTCCCTTACCCTACCACATGGGCGATGGAGGGAGGAACCGCTAGCTGACTTAGGCAGCTAAAGCGAAATTGTTGTTTTCTTTGCCAGTTATTGGCTTTGGCGTTTTTACGAGGCCGACCCCCTCGACTCGCCACTTAAGCTCGATCTATCCCTGTCGAATCCGTAACGTCCCCGTAATAAAAAATATCGAAGGTGACGACGTCGGAAAGTTCAAGCTTACTATCGAGACAATATCTATTATAACATAATTTTATATTTTTTCAAATACGATTTACATCTTTTGTCTTTCGCGAAATGCACGTTCAATATCCCGCTTCGCTTCTTTTTTCTTTAAATCTTCTCGCTTATCATATTTCTTTTTACCTTTTGCTAAGCCGATTAACACTTTTGCAAAACCATTTTTTAAATAGATTTTTAATGGAATAAGCGAATAGCCTTGCTCTTTCGTTTCCCCCATTAGTTTGTGTATCTCTTTTTTATTTAACAGTAATTTCCTTGTTCTTAATGGATCATGGTTATAGCGGTTTCCTTGCTCGTACGGACTTATGTGCATGTTATATAAAAATATTTCCCCATTTTGAATTTTAGCAAACGAATCTTTTATATTGACACGCCCCGCACGTATCGACTTAATCTCTGTTCCTTGCAGGACAATTCCTGCTTCATATGTTTCTTCGATAAAAAAGTCGTGATGCGCTTTTCTGTTTTGTGCGACCACTTTTCCAACGCCCTTTGGCATATAGCTTCCCCCTTCTTTGTACATCCTATTTTAACAAAATTTATATACTGTCTCAACGTTATTGAAAAAATAAACAGCATTGTCTCCTATGTTACTCCCATTCTTCGTAAGATCAACTTCATCTAAAAGCATTTTGGCTGACTATTCACATTTAGTCAGCCAAAATGAGCGATCATTAACGCCGTTTTTTCTTTTTATCACGTTTTACTTTTGGTGCATTTTCGTAATGCAATTTCTTCTTTCTTTTCTTCTTTGGCCCTTGATTACTTGGTTGTTTGCGGCTTTCTCTCGTTTTAATAATAAGCGGTTTCTCATTTGTTTCTTTACTTCGTTTCCCTTTCATGCCGACGATTTCAAAATCAATCGAGTATTCGTCTAAATTGACATCGATCACACGTACAGTAATTTCGTCACCAATTCTAAATACATTTCCTGTCCGTTCACCAATCATTGCATAATGTCGTTCATCGTAATGATAGTAATCATCTGTCATATAGCTGACATGAACGAGACCTTCAATTGTATTTGGAAGTTCTACAAACATTCCGAAGTTTGTAACAGAACTAATAATCCCATCATATTCTTCGCCAATTTTATCCGCCATAAATTCAGCTTTTTTCATCTCATCGGTTTCACGCTCACCATCAACTGCACGACGCTCCATCTTTGAAGAATGTTCAGCAATTTCAGGTAAATCAGCTTCCCATCTTGCGCGCATTGCTTCGTCAAGCCTTCCTTCAATTAAATAAGTACGAATCAGACGGTGAACAATTAAATCAGGATAGCGACGAATTGGCGATGTAAAATGAGTGTAAAATTTCGTCGATAGACCGAAATGACCTAAGCTTTCGGGATCATACTTCGCCTGCTGCATTGAGCGGAGTAAAACAGTTGAAACAACCATCTCTTCAGATTTACCACGAACTGCTTCAATGATTTCTTGCAGCGCTCTCGGATGAACAGAATTAGCCGTTCCTCTTACGATATATCCGAAGTTCGTAATAAACTCAAAAAATCGGCTGAGCTTTTCTTCCTTTGGATCTTCATGAATTCGGTAAATAAATGGAACATCTAGCCAATGGAAATGCTGGGCAACCGTTTCATTGGCGGCAAGCATAAACTCTTCAATCAGATGTTCTGCAACAGACCTCTCTCTGATGATGACATCGGTCGGCTTACCTTCATCATCTACGAGGACTTGTGCCTCTTTAAAATCAAAATCAATTGCTCCGCGTTTCATTCGTTTCTTCCGTAATATTTTGGCAAGCTCATCCATTAATTCAAACATTGGAACTAATGATTCGTAACGAGTGCGAACACTTTCGTCGCGATCGACTAATATTTTATTTACATCGGAATAAGTCATTCTTTCTGTCGTTTTAATTACACTTTGAAAAATTTCATGCTGTACGACTTCACCTTTTCCATCAATCTCCATCACACACGATAACGTTAAACGATCAGCTTTAGGATTTAACGAACATATTCCATTTGATAATCGATGCGGTATCATTGGAATCACTCTATCGACTAAATAAACGCTTGTCCCTCTTTCAAAAGCCTCTTTATCAATTGGAGAACCTTCCGTTACATAATAACTGACGTCAGCAATATGGACACCGAGCTTAAAATGACCGTTATCGAGCTTAGTTACCGTTACTGCATCGTCTAAGTCTTTTGCATCCGCACCATCAATTGTTACGATTACCTCATTGCGAAGATCACGGCGATTAGTTAAATCATTGTCAGTAATTTCGTCTGGTGTCTCCATTGCTTGTGCTAATACTTCATCTGGAAACTCTAGCGGAAGACCGTGCTTATATATAATTGATAAAATATCAACACCCGGATCATTTTTATGACCTAATATATGAATAACTTCTCCTTCAGCACTCTTTCTGCTATCTGGATAAGTAGTTAATTTAACAACAACTTTATGTCCTTCAACGGCTCCTTTAGATGCTGATTTTGGAATAAAAATATCGTTGACAAGCTTTTTGTCGTCGGGAATAACAAAGCCAAAATGTGTACTTTCAACATACGTTCCAACAATTTCTTGGACACCTCGTTCGATAATTCGGATAACCGTTCCTTCTCTTCGCTGACCTGAGCTTGTTGTCGCTACTCGTACAAGGACTGTATCACCGTGCATCGCATTATTCATTTCACCTGGCGGAATAAAAATATCATCCATTCTTGCTTCATCAGGAATAACAAAGGCAAAGCCTTTAGGATGCCCAGTTAACTTACCACGAACTAGATTCATTTTTTCGGGTAAGCCGTACCGATTACTTCGTGTGCGGACAACAAATCCATCCTCTTCCATTTTGACTAACGCTTTAACGAAATCTTTAAACTCCGCAGAGTCTTCAATCATTAATGCTTCTTCTAGTTCTTGAACAGTTAGCGGTTTATACGCTTCATCTTTCATATATTGTAAAAGCCGTTCAATATGCTTTTCGATATTGTCGTTCACATGAATCCCTCCTTTTTGATTCATCTTTTATTCTTTCCAATTTAATTTTTCTAAAAAGCGAAACACATCTTTATGTAATTGATCCCGTTCTTTATCTAGTGTAATCACATGACCTGATTCTTCATACCATTTAATTTCTTTGACATCTGATTGTACCTCATGATAAATAATATTGGCACTATTAGGATTAATTATATGATCATGGCGAGCTTGGACAACAAAAGTAGGCGCATAAACTAACTCAACATGATTTCTAACATCTGATATTAACTCCTGCAAGGCTTTTAATGTTGTCATTGGTCTTTTTTGAAACTCTAGCATTTCTCGTTCAATTTGTTCCGCGCTTTTTCCCTCACTTTGTTTGTATTTCCTTGCATAGTAAAGAATCCCTTCATACATCGTTTGTTCGCTTTTTATATACATTGGGGCACACATTGGAATAATACCCTTTACTGGAACAGTGTAACCTAACTTCAAAGAAAATACGCCGCCTAAAGATAAACCGACAACTGCAATTTCATCATATCCATTATTTTTTAAAAATTCATATCCGTTTAAAACATCATTCCACCAATCTTTAGGTTCTGTATGTACAAGCTCTTCAGGTGGTACACCATGCCCTTTATAAAGAGGAGCATGGCATGTGTATCCTTTTTTCTCTAAATAACGAGCCAGCATGCGAATATCAGCAGTATTACCTGTAAATCCATGCAAAAGGAGCACCGCTCTCGTTCCACTTTTAAAGGTAAATGGCTTAGGGGGCACTAATCTCATGAATAAAAACTCCTTTTTTTTAAAAAAGCAATAGTTAAAGTATATCCTCTATTAGTTTTAACAAACTAAAGAAGCACATTCCAGAAAAATGAATGATAAATTATTTAATTATTACGTTAACCGCTGTAAAATGAAAAAACCTGACCTTGATTTAGGTCAGGACAGACTGTTGACAAACGCTCAAATTCATCGTTGCTTGCACTACGTTGTAAGCTCGTGAACAACTATTCTATTCACTTCCGCTTATAATATACCTTTACTTGACAAGCGTTTTAGTAGTTTTTCGGGCATTTGCTTCAAATATTGACTTTGTTTCCAGTTTAAACTGATCTTAATTTAAGTTAGAAGATTTTTGAAATAAGTAACTGCAATCGTTAATATGAAAAATAATACCGATAAAACAATTGTAATACGATGGAGCACTAAGTCTAAACCACGCGCTTTTTGTTTTCCGAATAGTTGTTCTGCTCCTCCAGAAATTGCACCTGAAAGGCCAGCATTTTTTCCTGATTGAAGAAGTACGACAATAATAAGACTAATACTTACAATAACTAATAAGACGACTAAAAATGTGTACAAAAAGCCCACCTCCTAAAAAAACGAGCATATCACAATATTTTTACTCTAGCATATTTTTTTCCATTAAACAATAGTTTCTTTTTTTAATATGAATAAGCCGAGCCGTTTTAAAGTGGAGCATAAAGTGAAATAAAACGCACCGGATTTTAAGCCGATGCGCATTTTTTAGATTACTTTTTAATATTATAAAATGCTTCTAAACCTAAGTATTGACTTGATTCATTCAACTGATCTTCAATCCGAAGCAGTTGGTTGTATTTTGCAACACGATCTGTCCGTGATGGAGCACCTGTTTTAATTTGTCCAGCGTTTGTTGCAACAGCGATGTCAGCAATTGTACTGTCTTCTGTTTCACCTGAACGATGGGAAATTACAGCAGTGTAACCAGCACGTTTAGCCATTTCAATTGCATCAAATGTTTCTGTTAATGTTCCGATTTGGTTCACTTTTATTAAGATCGAGTTGCCGATATTTTGCTCAATTCCTTGAGCAAGCTTTTCTGTATTCGTTACAAATAAGTCATCGCCAACAAGTTGGACTTTGCTGCCAATTCGTTCTGTTAAAAGCTTATGGCCGTCCCAGTCATTTTCATCAAGGCCGTCTTCAATTGAAATGATTGGATATTTAGAAACGAGCTCTTCGTACCAGTCAACCATTTCTGCAGACGTTTTCACAACGCCTTCACCATCAAGGTGGTACTTTTTGTCCTCTTTGTTGTACAACTCAGAAGAGGCAACATCCATTGCCAGCATGACTTCTTCACGAGGCTTATAGCCCGCTTTCTCAATTGCCTCAATAATCGTTTGCAGTGCCTCTTCATTTGATTTTAAGTTTGGAGCAAAGCCCCCTTCATCACCAACAGCAGTATTGTAGCCTTTTTCTTTAAGTACAGCCTTTAAGCTATGAAAAATTTCTGTTCCCATACGAAGCGCTTCTTTAAAGCTTTTCGCTCCTACAGGCATAATCATAAATTCTTGAATGTCAACATTATTATCAGCATGAGCTCCGCCATTTAAAATATTCATCATCGGCACTGGAAGCTGCTTTGCATTAAACCCGCCAAGATATTGATAAAGTGGAATATCTAAATAATCTGCAGCTGCACGTGCAACCGCCATTGATACACCTAATATTGCATTTGCTCCTAATTTTCCTTTATTATGTGTTCCGTCAAGTTCAATTAACGCTTGATCAATTGAGACTTGGTCAAGTACACTATACTCCCCATTAATCAGCTCAGGTGCAATCATTTCATTTACATTTTCAACTGCTTGTAAAACTCCTTTTCCAAGGTAGCGGTCTTTATCTCCATCACGAAGCTCGACTGCTTCATATTCGCCTGTAGAAGCACCGCTCGGAACTAAAGCTCTTCCAAACGCACCTGATTCTGTAAATACTTCTACTTCAACAGTTGGATTTCCTCGGGAATCAAGAACTTCACGTGCATAAACGTCTATAATAAATGGCATAAAAATCTCTCCTATCATTATTTATTTATTAAAGTTGTTCCAGTCATTTCTTTTGGCTTTTCTAGTTCCAGCAGATCAAGCATCGTTGGTGCTAAATCTCCTAAAATTCCGTCTTCGCGTAGCGTTATCCCTTTTTTTGTTACAATAACAGGAACAGGATTTGTTGTATGGGCTGTCATCGGCTTTCCTTCAATTGTAACGACCTCATCCGCATTTCCATGGTCAGCAGTTATAATTGCCGTTCCGCCTTTTGCTAAAATAAGATCAACAACTTTTCCTAAACAACTATCAACTGTTTCAACCGCTCTGATCGTCGGTTCAAGCATACCAGAATGACCGACCATATCAGGGTTTGCATAATTCAAAACGATTGCATCAAATTGATCAGATTCGATCTCATTAATAAGTGCTTCTGTTACCTCGTATGCACTCATTTCAGGTTTTAAATCGTAAGTTGCAACTTTTGGTGAATTAATCAAAATGCGTTCCTCACCCGGAAACTTTTCTTCACGTCCGCCGCTCATAAAAAAGGTAACGTGAGGATATTTTTCTGTCTCTGCAATTCTAAGCTGCTTTAAATTATTTTGTGATAACACTTCACCTAAAGTATTATCTAAATTCGTCGGCTTAAACGCAACATATCCTTTCACGGTTTCACTAAAATGGGTTAAACAGACAAAAAATAAATTTTTTGGATGCCTTTCACCTCTGTCAAAAGAGCGAAAATCTTCGTTCGTAAATGTATTTGATATTTGAATTGCACGATCAGGACGGAAATTATAAAAAATAACCGCATCATCGTCTTTAATTGTTGCAACAGGATCTCCGTGATTATCCATGATGACTGAAGGAATGACAAACTCATCGTAAATCCCATTTTTATACGAATCATCAACACAATCTAGAGCATTTGAATAACGTGGGCCTTCCCCATAAATCATCGCCCGGTATGATTTTTCAACTCGTTCCCAGCGTTTGTCCCTGTCCATCGAATAATAACGGCCAGAAATGGTTGCAAATTCACCTACTCCGTACTCTTTCATTTTAGCTAAAGTTTCCGAAATATATTGCTTTGCCGTTTGCGGACCAACATCCCGCCCATCTAGAAAACCATGTACATAAACATTTTGCACACCTTCTTTAGCAGCTAATCGTAGAAGTGCATATAAATGGTCGATGTGACTATGTACGCCACCATCAGATAACAGCCCAAAAAGATGAAGATTTGTTCCATGTTTTTTGACATGATTCATCGCATGGAGAAACGTTTCATTTTTGTCGAATTCCCCTTCGCGTATTGATAGGTTTACACGAGTTAAGCTTTGATAAACAATTCTGCCGGCACCAATATTTAAATGACCGACTTCTGAATTTCCCATCTGTCCTTCAGGAAGACCGACAGCCTCACCACATGCCGTTAATGTTGTATGAGGAAAACGATCCCAGAAACGTTCAAAATTCGGTTTGCTTGCCTGTGCAACAGCGTTTCCTTTGCGCTCATCTCTTAACCCAAATCCATCTAAGATGATTAATGCAACTGGTGCTTTACCCATTACATCCTGCCTCCAATAATTGCAAAAAAGATTGTGCTTCTAAGCTAGCTCCACCAACAAGGGCTCCATCAATATTCGGCTCTGACATAAACTCTTTAATATTTTCTGGTTTTACACTTCCGCCATATTGAATGCGAATTGACTCGGCTGCTTCTTTTGAAAACTGTTCTGCTACAACTCGGCGAATATAGCCACATACTTCGTTTGCAGCTTTTGCAGTTGAAGATTTGCCCGTTCCAATTGCCCAAATCGGTTCATACGCAATGATTGCTTGTTTTACTTGTTGCTCCGTCAGTCCGGCAAATGCCATTTTCACTTGGGAACCAACAATCCGCTTTGTTTCCCCTTTTTCATATTGTTGAAGATTTTCCCCAACACATACGATCGGTGTTAGGTGATAGTTAAATGCTGCTAACACTTTTTTATTTACTGTTTCATCCGTTTCGTTAAACATTTCTCGTCGTTCTGAATGTCCAATAATGACATACTTGACACCTATATCTTCAAGTGCTTTTGGACTAATTTCTCCCGTAAAAGCGCCACTTTCCTCAAAATGCATATTTTGCGCACTTATTTCAAGATCAGAATTTTTCACAAGCTCTACAAGCTGTGCCAAAAATAATGCAGGGGGACAGACGACTGAATCTACTTTACTTTTAGGAAGAACTTCTCCCTTTACTTGTTCAATAAAACTTGTAGCTTCTAATAATGTTTTATTCATTTTCCAATTTGCTGCAATAATTGGTTTACGCATGTTAACATCCTTTCATGCTTTTTAGTGATCATCTAATGCGACAATACCTGGTAATGGCTTTCCTTCCATAAATTCAAGCGAAGCCCCGCCGCCAGTTGATATATGACTCATTTTATTTGCTAATTCAAACTTTTCGACCGCAGCTGCTGAGTCACCGCCACCTATAATGGAGTATACACCATCAGAAAAAGCTAATGCTTCTGCAACAGCCTTTGTTCCACCGGAAAATTTTTCATATTCAAATACACCCATTGGACCATTCCAAATAACTAGCTTTGATTTTCCGATAATATCTTTATATAACTCACTTGTTTTTGAACCGATATCAAGCGCTTGCCAATCAGCTGGAATTTCCTCAATAGAAACTTCTTTAGCATTAGCATCAGGAGAAAACGAATCTGCGACGATCGCATCAATTGGCATATGTAATTGAACTCCTTTTTCCTTTGCCTTTTTGATAAAAGACTTAGCTAAATCGAGTTTATCCGCTTCCAATAACGATTTGCCTATTTCGTGACCATTCGCTTTCACAAACGTATAGGCTAAACCGCCGCCAATAATTAAATGATCAACTTTTTCAAGTAAATTGTCGATAACGCCAATCTTATCTTTCACCTTAGCTCCACCGATAATTGCTGTGAATGGACGTTCTGGATTGGAAAGTGCTTTTCCTAATACATCGATTTCTTTCTTCATTAAAAAGCCTGCAACGCTAGGTAAATAGTGAGCAATTCCTTCTGTAGATGCATGAGCACGATGAGCAGTTCCAAATGCATCGTTAATATAAAGATCTGCTAATTCAGCAAATGCACGTGCTAGTTCAGGATCGTTTTTCTCTTCACCAGCATAAAAACGAACATTTTCTAATAGAAGAACTTCACCGTTATCCATATTGTCAATGTGTTCTTTTACTGTGCTTCCATACGCTTCGTCGACCTTTTTTACTTCTTTTCCAAGAAGCTCTGATAACCGAGCTGCTACAGGAGTTAAGCGCATCTCCTCGACTACTTTTCCTTTAGGACGCCCTAAATGACTTGCAAGCAGCACTTTCGCTCCTTCTTTTATTAAATATTGAATCGTTGGAAGCGCTGCCCTAATTCGTGTATCGTCAGCAACCCGCCCCTCTTGCATAGGTACGTTAAAGTCAACACGACAAAAAACACGTTTACCTTTTACATCAACATCTGTTAACTTTTTTTTGTTCATCGATAAAGGACCCCCTTAATACGTTCAATCATTTTGATTTTAACAAAAAGAAAGGAGAGAGGGACATTTTCTACCCCGCTCCCCTTTTCTCCCGTTTTACGGGCGATAAGATTGCCATTAATCTTTATCCCTTTTCATTATAGACGTTCATCATTTTAAAACCAATTAATTCTCATAAAAATTTTTCATTTTGTTAAAATCATTTCATCATAACCCTTTTTTGGCAATATATTCGATTAAATCAACAACGCGATATGAATAGCCCGTCTCATTATCATACCAAGAAATGACTTTTACCATATTATTTTCAATGAGCATTGTTGACAGACCATCAATTGTTGAAGAAGCGGTACATCCGTTATAGTCCCGAGAAACAAGCGGTTCTTCACTATATGCGAGAATTCCTTTTAACTCACCTTCAGAAGCGGCTTTAAATTGTTGATTTACTTCTTCAACCGTAACATTTTTTTCTAACTCTACTACAAGATCAACGACCGATACATTTGGAGTCGGAACACGCATCGCCATTCCATTTAACTTACCTTTTAATTCCGGTAAAACGAGTGCAACAGCTTTTGCTGCACCTGTCGTTGTTGGAATAATAGATTCTGCAGCAGCTCGGGCACGACGATAATCTTTATGTGGTAAATCTAATATTTGTTGATCATTCGTATAAGCATGAACAGTTGTCATCATGCCGCGTTTAATCCCAAATTTCTCATGCAATACTTTGGCAAACGGTGCTAGACAATTTGTTGTACATGAAGCGTTAGAAATGACATCGTGTTCATCTGGATTGTACTGATCCTCATTCACACCCATAACAATCGTAATATCTTCTTCTTTACCTGGTGCTGAAATAATGATTTTTTTTGCTCCTGCCTCCAAATGCTTTGCTGCATCTGCTCTTTTTGTAAAACGTCCTGTTGATTCAACAACAATATCTACACCTAGCTTATCCCAAGGGAGATTTGCTGGTTCACGCTCTGCTATTACTTTTACCCTTTGTTTACCGACTACTAAATACTCGCCATCAACAGCAATCTGTTCTTGTAACGTCCCATGAACAGAATCATATTTTAACAGATGAGCAAGCATTTTAGCATCTGTTAAGTCATTCACTGCAACAATTTCAATATTTTCATTTTGAAGTGCTGCTCGAAAAACAATCCGTCCAATTCTGCCAAATCCATTAATCCCAACTTTAATTGTCATGATTATTTCCTCCTTCGAATAGTTCTTATATTTTTTAAGGGGATTCTCCCTCTATTAATGCATTTGCAGCTCCTTCGTCTGTAATTAGAATCGTTGAAGGAGGCGCTTGGTTCATATAAGCTCGAATTGCATTTCCTTTCGTTGCTCCACCGGCAACAGCAATGATATTTCTAACATTTTTTAAATCATCAAGTTGAAGTCCAATTGTTTGTACTTTATGGACGATTTTCCCGTCTTTATCAAAATAATAGCCAAAAGCTTCTCCAGCCGCTTTTCCTGCAATGATTGTTTTCATATCTTCTTCAACAGTATTTCGTCTTTTTGCCATCACCATAGCGTCCCCGATCCCATGTAAAACCATGCCCGCCGATTTGATCAAAGTAAGTACATCATGAATTTGCGGTTCTTTCATAATTGATTGATACATTTCCTTACTCACTTGGTCTGGTACGTATAAAACACGATGTCTTGCTCCAGTTACCTCTGCCATTTTTGCACAAATTGTATTTGCTTGATTTTTGACATCTTCTCCAATTCCACCACGGGCAGGTACAAAAAGAACATTTTTTTCATAAAAATCACGTGTTAACTTTTCTGCAACTGCTGCCATTGTTGAACCGCCTGTAACAGCAATAATGTCATTATGACAAAGACGTTCCCGGATAATGTTTGCACATGTACGACCCAGTTCACTTTTAACCCATGGGGACTCATCGCTATTTCCCGAAACAACGATCACTTCTTTAACATTCATTTGTTTTTTTAACTTTGCTTCCATCACATCAATACCTGTTACTTCTCTCATTATGCTTGCTAATTTTTGTAATATTTCTTTTCCTTCATTTGTTAAGCTCATCCCAACAGGTGATACAGACAAAAGATTTTGTTCTTTTAGAAACTCTACCTCGCTTCGAAGAATACGTTCGGTTAATCCAAGACTTGCCGCTAAACTTCTTCGTCCAACTGGTTCCATCAAGCTCAAATATTGAAGGATATGATACCTTTTTCGCATAACTATTAAGAGGTCAGGCAATAATCTTTTTTGAATGTTGATTAGGGATTCCATTAAGACCTCTCCTCTACGGGTCATTTTTTGTCCCCCATAGACAAAATAAGTCCCATATGTGGAAAAAAAAATGACCCCTGTTCTTATTATTATTTTAACAGGAATCATTTTCTAATTCACCCTTATTGGTTATGTTGATTTAAATAGTTTAAAATTGTAAACTGATCAATTTTACCGTACTGAACTTCCCGTCCGTTTATTTCAATGACTGGAATCTTTAGACCATATTTTTCTGTTAAATGATCACTGTCCGCAATATTTATTTCTTCTATTGTAAATGAAGTTTCCTTTTGCAGCTCGGTAAGTACCGTTTTCGCCTCAACACATAACGGACATTGAACCCGCGTATAAAATGTGATAGTAGCAGTCATGTTCATTCCCCTTTTGCTTTAAAAATAACGTTATTCATATCTTTTCCGTTTTGAGGATGAAGGAATTCCAAGTTGTTCACGGTATTTTGCGATTGTTCGTCTTGAAACAACCATTCTTTCCTGTTCCTTTAAAATGTCAGCAATCCGCTGATCAGATAACGGTTTTCGTTTATCTTCTTGTTCGATGATGAAGGAAATTTTATTTTTCACTTCGGCTGAGGACGTATTTTCATTTAAAGTTGTTTTAATCGTACTTGTAAAAAACGATTTAAGCTCAAATGTGCCGAACGGTGTTTGAGCATATTTCTCCCTTACCGCACGACTGACAGTTGATTCATGAATATCAAGCTCCTCAGATATTTCTTTCATCGTCATCGGTTTTAACTTTCCTTGACCATTCTGAAAAAATTCAGACTGTTTTTCAACAATTTTCATTACTACTTTTATTAATGTTTCATTTCGCTGTTGGATACTTTTTAAAATCCATTGATAATCTTGCGACTTTTCTTGAAGAAAGCGGTTTACTTGATGATCCTGTCTAGCTGAGAATTGTTGATAATAATCATGATTAAAGGAAATTTTAGGGATAGCTTCATCAAATACTTTTACTAGAAAATCAGCGCCATCCCAATCAATAATCACTTCAGGAATAATATATGCCGCTTTTTCATGATGAAAAATCGCTCCCGGCTTAGGATTTAATGTTTGCACAAAGTCAAACACATTTTGGATGTCGATTAAACTTACTTGAAGCTCTTTCGCAAGCACTTTCCACCTTTTTTCAGCAAATGGAATAAAATAGTCAGAAATAATTTGTTCAGCTAATTTATTTGCCTCTTTAGATCTTTTTATTTGTAACAGTAAACACTCTTGCAAACTTCGCGCTCCTATTCCAGCCGGCTCTAGCTGCTGCAGCAGTTTGATAGTATCTTCAACCATTTCAATCGGAACAGAAGCTCTATTCGATATTTCACCTTCGGTTGCCCGCAAGTAACCGTTTTCATCTAAGTTCTGAATTAACTGGATCATTATTTTTCTATGATAAAGATCGATAGAGGTTAAATGTAACTGGGATAGTAAATGTTCACTAAGTGTTACAGACTTCTCCCCAGCAATTTGTTCAATCCAATTCGTTTCGTCTTTTCTTGCCTTTTTATTTTTCTTGCGAACAATATCATAACGAGGGTCCATTGTTTTAACATTACTAGCATTAAGTTCAATAAGGGGATTTTCGAGTGCTTTATTTTCCAAAAAAGCCGTCAGCTCTTGAGACGAATACTGTAAAAGGGCGATCGCTTGTGTAAGTTCTTGTGTCATTGCTAGCTTTAATGTTTGTTGTTGCCATAAACCAACTTTTAAATTCATTCGTTCTTCCCCCCCTAACCTCAT from Bacillus aquiflavi includes the following:
- the smpB gene encoding SsrA-binding protein SmpB gives rise to the protein MPKGVGKVVAQNRKAHHDFFIEETYEAGIVLQGTEIKSIRAGRVNIKDSFAKIQNGEIFLYNMHISPYEQGNRYNHDPLRTRKLLLNKKEIHKLMGETKEQGYSLIPLKIYLKNGFAKVLIGLAKGKKKYDKREDLKKKEAKRDIERAFRERQKM
- the rnr gene encoding ribonuclease R, which produces MKDEAYKPLTVQELEEALMIEDSAEFKDFVKALVKMEEDGFVVRTRSNRYGLPEKMNLVRGKLTGHPKGFAFVIPDEARMDDIFIPPGEMNNAMHGDTVLVRVATTSSGQRREGTVIRIIERGVQEIVGTYVESTHFGFVIPDDKKLVNDIFIPKSASKGAVEGHKVVVKLTTYPDSRKSAEGEVIHILGHKNDPGVDILSIIYKHGLPLEFPDEVLAQAMETPDEITDNDLTNRRDLRNEVIVTIDGADAKDLDDAVTVTKLDNGHFKLGVHIADVSYYVTEGSPIDKEAFERGTSVYLVDRVIPMIPHRLSNGICSLNPKADRLTLSCVMEIDGKGEVVQHEIFQSVIKTTERMTYSDVNKILVDRDESVRTRYESLVPMFELMDELAKILRKKRMKRGAIDFDFKEAQVLVDDEGKPTDVIIRERSVAEHLIEEFMLAANETVAQHFHWLDVPFIYRIHEDPKEEKLSRFFEFITNFGYIVRGTANSVHPRALQEIIEAVRGKSEEMVVSTVLLRSMQQAKYDPESLGHFGLSTKFYTHFTSPIRRYPDLIVHRLIRTYLIEGRLDEAMRARWEADLPEIAEHSSKMERRAVDGERETDEMKKAEFMADKIGEEYDGIISSVTNFGMFVELPNTIEGLVHVSYMTDDYYHYDERHYAMIGERTGNVFRIGDEITVRVIDVNLDEYSIDFEIVGMKGKRSKETNEKPLIIKTRESRKQPSNQGPKKKRKKKLHYENAPKVKRDKKKKRR
- a CDS encoding alpha/beta hydrolase, which translates into the protein MRLVPPKPFTFKSGTRAVLLLHGFTGNTADIRMLARYLEKKGYTCHAPLYKGHGVPPEELVHTEPKDWWNDVLNGYEFLKNNGYDEIAVVGLSLGGVFSLKLGYTVPVKGIIPMCAPMYIKSEQTMYEGILYYARKYKQSEGKSAEQIEREMLEFQKRPMTTLKALQELISDVRNHVELVYAPTFVVQARHDHIINPNSANIIYHEVQSDVKEIKWYEESGHVITLDKERDQLHKDVFRFLEKLNWKE
- the secG gene encoding preprotein translocase subunit SecG, translated to MYTFLVVLLVIVSISLIIVVLLQSGKNAGLSGAISGGAEQLFGKQKARGLDLVLHRITIVLSVLFFILTIAVTYFKNLLT
- the eno gene encoding phosphopyruvate hydratase; its protein translation is MPFIIDVYAREVLDSRGNPTVEVEVFTESGAFGRALVPSGASTGEYEAVELRDGDKDRYLGKGVLQAVENVNEMIAPELINGEYSVLDQVSIDQALIELDGTHNKGKLGANAILGVSMAVARAAADYLDIPLYQYLGGFNAKQLPVPMMNILNGGAHADNNVDIQEFMIMPVGAKSFKEALRMGTEIFHSLKAVLKEKGYNTAVGDEGGFAPNLKSNEEALQTIIEAIEKAGYKPREEVMLAMDVASSELYNKEDKKYHLDGEGVVKTSAEMVDWYEELVSKYPIISIEDGLDENDWDGHKLLTERIGSKVQLVGDDLFVTNTEKLAQGIEQNIGNSILIKVNQIGTLTETFDAIEMAKRAGYTAVISHRSGETEDSTIADIAVATNAGQIKTGAPSRTDRVAKYNQLLRIEDQLNESSQYLGLEAFYNIKK